The sequence TTGCCCCGGCGGAAACGCCCGAGTTGATGGCCCTGCTGGACGATCTTGATATTCAGCTTCGGTCCACTGAAGCAGGGTCGCAAGCGTTCCTGAATGGCAGGGACGTGACCAGGGCGATTCAAACGCCGGAGGTGTCGCAGCGGGTGAGCGCCTACAGCTCCCTCGCGCCAGTGCGTCGGCGACTGGTAAGCCTGCAACGGGGCATCGGCGAGCATCACAGTGTAGTCTGTGAGGGCCGCGACATCGGCACAATCGTATTTCCGGACGCCCAGTTCAAGTTTTATCTGCAGGCCAGTCTGGAGATACGGGCCCGGCGTCGCTTGGGCGAACTCCGTGCCCAGGGTCTGCAACCCTCGCAGGAAACCGTCGTTGAGGAACTGCAGGCCAGAGACAGGCAGGATTCCACGCGGGAGCTGTCCCCGCTGCGCCGGGCCCCAGATGCGATGGTAATCGACACCAGCCGCATGACCATCGAGGCTCAAGTCGAGGCCATTGCCGCCCATGTTGAAAATGCCCAGCGCAGCGGCAAGGCACAAAATAACTACAAGGATGAAGCTCAGCATGACTGAACCAGAAGAGATTCCGAAACCGGCAAACGATGTGCAGGAGGATTCCGAATCCGCCCCATCAAGTGCTGAGGTGGATGTTGCGGACGAGGCAGACGCGGTCGTTAAAGAGCAGGAGGAGACCGACTATCTATCCGCTGCGCTGCTTGATGCCATCACCACGGTGACGCCGGAGCAGCTTGCGTCCATGGAGCAGTCTGAAGAGGTGCGCAGGGATCCCGCGCTCGAAAAAATTGTGCAGTCCTCGGTGGGCGAAATCAGGGAGGACAAGGTTGTCCAGGGTCGGGTCATCGGCGCAAATGATAGGGAAGTGCTGGTCGATATCGGTTTTAAGTCGGAGGGCATCGTTCCCAGGGAAGAATTTGGGCCCGACGAAATACCGCAGATCGGTGATGAGATTACAGTCTATCTGGTGAGAATGGAGGACGTCAACGGCCAGACGGTGCTGTCCAAAGAAAAAGCGGTTTTCATGCAGCAGTGGACCGAGGTACGGGAGAAGACCAAAAGCGGTGAAACCATCACCGGTCGGATCATGCGGCGCATCAAAGGGGGCATGGTGGTTGACCTGGGCGGTGTGCCTGCATTTCTTCCAGGGTCCCAGATTGACATCCGGCCCGTACAGGATTTCGATGAATACATTGGACAGGAATTCGAGTTCAAGATCGTCAAACTGAATGAGGCCCGCAAGAATATTGTTCTGTCCCGGAAGGAATTGCTGGAGGCTGACCTCCAGGAACGTCGCGCAAGCCTCATAGCGGAGCTCCACGTGGGGAAAGTTCTCGAAGGCCGGGTGAAAAATATCACCGATTTTGGCGTGTTTGTTGATTTGGGAGGCCTTGACGGCCTACTCCACATTACCGATTTGAGCTGGGGACGGGTCAATCACCCCTCCGATGTTGTGGAATTGGATGAAGCCATCACCGTCAAGGTCATCGATTTCGATACCGAAAGGCAGCGCGTTTCCCTGGGCCTGAAGCAGCTTCAGCCGCACCCCTGGGACAGCGTGGAGCTCAAATATCCCGTTGAGTCGACTGTTGAGGGCAAGGTCGTTTCCATGACAAATTACGGCGTCTTCGTGGAAATCGAAAAAGGGGTAGAGGGTCTGGTGCACGTCTCCGAAATGTCCTGGACCAAGCATATCCGCCATCCCTCGGAAATGTTTACGCTTGGTCAAATCATTGAGGCCCGGATCTTGAATGTTGACATTACCGATCGAAAAATCTCGCTGGGTGTCAAGCAGCTACAGCCCGACCCCTGGGATCAGATCGAGGAAAAGTATCAGGTGGGCAGCATCCTTCAGGGAACGGTACGTAATCTGACCCAATTCGGTGCATTTGTTGAACTTGAAGAAGGTGTTGATGGCCTCATCCATATTACCGATCTGTCATGGACCGTCAACGTCCGCCACCCCAGAGAGATCCTGAACAAGAACGATATCATCCAGGTCCGGGTCCTTGACGTATCCCGTGAGAATCGCCGCATTGCTCTTGGGCTGAAGCAAGTGACAGATGATCCCTGGGAGGGAATCCAGGCGCACTTCACGTCCGGAAAACAGGTTTCCGGCGAGGTCATCAGGGTTCTGGAAAAGGGGATCATCGTAAAGCTCGAAATGGGCATGGAAGGCATCATATCTCTGAAGGAACTCTCGCAGGAGGACCATCAGTATGCTACCCAAAAGATACAGCCTGGCGATACAGTCAAGGGGACGGTCCAGGAGCTGAGCGCCGATGATAAGAAAGTCATTCTCATTACCGACGACCTGGCGTCACAGGTGGCTCCCGGGGAAGCGACGCCCCCGGTGGAAGCTGCTGCCGATGAGCCGGCCCCGGAAGCCCGGCCGATTACCGTCGCCACTGAAGCGGCAGAATCCGGTGTTGATGGAGCAGCCCAAGCGGAAGATGTTCAGCTGGAGGAGGTAGCGCCCAAAAAGAAAGCTGCACCCAAGAAGAAGCAGGCGGCGAGCAGCAATGTCGAAGCTACCAGTGACCGGGATGATCTCGATGACGAGGAGGTCTCAGTCGTCGAGGGCGGAGCAAAACCCAAAACTTCGGCCAAAGCCGCAAAAAAGAAAGTCGCGGCAGTCCCCAAGGCCACAGCCAAGGCCACCAAGGCGGTGGCCAAAACCAAGGGAACGACCAAGGCTGCAACCAGTAAGCCTAAAAAGAGCAAGGCAGCGACCAAAAGTGACCAACCATCCTCGGCGAAGACTAAGCAGGACAAGCCCGCAAAAAAAGCAGCTGGCGGGGATTGACAACCCGAAACAGCCCGCCTGCCTTACCTGCCGCAGTGGGGTTCATGCCACCCCCATTTCCCCAAATCGTATGAGACACCGCCATGCCGCGTACGTCTTCTGATCGACAGCCGGTGTATACCGATCTGGTTTATAAAGCCGGGGCGGTGGGATTGGCTGTCATCGTCTGGTTTTTTTCCATCAGCAACAGCCTGTTCGACGCGGATGTGGAGCTCCCTATCGAGATCAGAAATATTCGCGAGGGCAAGGCGCTGGGCCAGGAAACGCCCCGAAAAGCCACACTGCGCTTTCATGGCACGGGCCGCTCACTGGCTAAGCTGTTTATATTGCTTCCCTTTCACAATGCCAAACTGGTACTCGATCTTGAGCGTGTCCAACAGCGGCACGTCTTTTATCTAGACGAATATTTGCAGGGGAGCCCCCAGCGCATTTCCATTCCAATTCCTGGCCTCATGGAAAATCTCACCTTCGTGGAGGTGGTTAGCCCAGACAGCATTGAGATCGTTCTAGGTGATTATAAAGAGAAACTGGTGCGGATAATCCCCCAGGTGACCCTTGATTTGGCCGCCGGCTATACGCAAGTGGGTGCGACAGAGGTTGTCCCACCTCAGGTGACGGTGATGGGGGTCATTCAGGCTGTGGACAAGGTGGCTCTGGTGCGCACCATGCGGAGGACCTACCGCAATGTCGCCGAACCGCTGCGAATTACAGTCGGGCTCCTCCACCCTGATCCCGCACAGGTCCTGGAGGTGTCGCCTGTGGTGGCGACACTGAAAATGAATATCCAGATGATAGGCGAGCGGCGCCTCGAAGAGGTGCCGGTGAAAATCCTGAATATCCCTGGGCAGCTGAATGTAACCGTTGGCCCGTCAACGGTGGCGTTGACGGTGACCGGCGGCGTGGACTACCTGGCCGACCTGGATAAGGAGCTTGTTGAGGTCTTCATCAACTACCGGACCCAATGGTCGCCCACCGATGCTCTGGTGGAACCGCAAGTCAGGCTGGGTGGTCATTTACTGGAGTACCGCGATTTGGTGCCCGGTCAGTTGGAGATCATCACCTCACGTTAAGTACCGTGGTGGTATTGGGCATCGAAAGCAGTTGCGATGAGACCTGCGCTGCGGTGGTGGCCGACGGGGCAGTGCGGTCCAATATTGTTGCCTCGCAGCAGGCTCACGCTGCATACGGCGGGGTCGTGCCGGAGCTGGCCTCCCGCCTTCATGAACGTCATATTATCACTACGGTCGCCCAGGCTCTTACTGTTGCGGGTGTAAACCTTAGCGAACTTACTGGCGTCGCCGCCACCTACGGACCGGGGCTGGTGGGTGCCCTGGTAGTGGGACTCAATTTTGCCAAAGGCCTGGCGTCAGGCCTGGGCCTGCCCTTTGTGGGCATCGACCACATGGAGGGGCACCTGTGGGCCAATTTTTTGGAACAGACACCGGACAGCGCCAGCTATCCCTATCTCTGCCTGCTGGTCAGTGGCGGGCACACCCAGATCTGGAAGGTCAACGGCGTGAGTAGTTATGAGTTGCTCGGCCGCAGCCTGGACGACGCCGCTGGTGAAGCCTTTGACAAAGGGGCCCGCCTGTTGGGGCTGGACTACCCAGGCGGCCCCGCCCTCCAGGCCGCCGCACATGGGGGGAACCCATCTGCGGTGAAATTCCCCCGGCCTATGCATGGGTCTCAGGGATGCGATTTCTCCTTCAGCGGCCTGAAAACTGCGCTGTATTACCACCTGAAGCGTTCCGGGATGCCGGAAGTGCGCCAGCAATTGGCCGATCTGGCAGCCTCGTACCAGGAGGCCATCGTGGATAGCATCCTGGACCGACTTCGGCGCGCCTGCCAGACAACCGGTCTCAGTCGCATTTGCATTGCCGGAGGGGTGTCGGCGAATACACGCCTGCGGGAGCGACTCGACGCCTGGTCCATGGACGAGGAGCTGGCCGTGTCGTATCCACCGCTGGAGTACTGTACCGACAACGCCGCAATGATTGCCATGGCCGGTTACATGCGGCTTGGCGCCGGCGAGTCCTCACCCCTCGACCTTGAGGTTGCTCCGAGTCTCAGTCTGGCCCGCATTGCCTAGTATCGATCTTCAATTGGCCCTCCACTGGGGACCGGCAGTGGTGGGTATGCTCGTCGCCGTGGCCCTCCTGTTCGCTTACCGATTCTGGATGAGCTCGTTGTCCCAGATCTACCGAGGCATCATCCTCACCCTGCGGGGCCTGCTCCTCGCGGTAATGCTACTCCTGCTTTTCGATCCTCAAATCGTGTGGACCCACAATATTCTGAGGCCGCCGCGTATCGGCGTCTTCCTGGACAATTCGCTCAGTATGAGCCATCATCCCTCAGCTTCCGCCGCTACAGTATTCTCACAGGTTACAACGGTGGTTGACTGGGCCAACAAGAACGGTTATGAGCCGGTCATCATGACCTTCGGAGAAAGTGTGACCCCTCGCGAAAACCTGC is a genomic window of Candidatus Neomarinimicrobiota bacterium containing:
- the tsaD gene encoding tRNA (adenosine(37)-N6)-threonylcarbamoyltransferase complex transferase subunit TsaD; translation: MVAHRCSGGTASQAGWSFTGVPRFGARSVGDHHLTLSTVVVLGIESSCDETCAAVVADGAVRSNIVASQQAHAAYGGVVPELASRLHERHIITTVAQALTVAGVNLSELTGVAATYGPGLVGALVVGLNFAKGLASGLGLPFVGIDHMEGHLWANFLEQTPDSASYPYLCLLVSGGHTQIWKVNGVSSYELLGRSLDDAAGEAFDKGARLLGLDYPGGPALQAAAHGGNPSAVKFPRPMHGSQGCDFSFSGLKTALYYHLKRSGMPEVRQQLADLAASYQEAIVDSILDRLRRACQTTGLSRICIAGGVSANTRLRERLDAWSMDEELAVSYPPLEYCTDNAAMIAMAGYMRLGAGESSPLDLEVAPSLSLARIA
- a CDS encoding (d)CMP kinase, producing the protein MLFDEVGSVTYVVAIDGPAAAGKSTTARLVALRLGIMHLNTGAMYRAVTLACQEQDVAPAETPELMALLDDLDIQLRSTEAGSQAFLNGRDVTRAIQTPEVSQRVSAYSSLAPVRRRLVSLQRGIGEHHSVVCEGRDIGTIVFPDAQFKFYLQASLEIRARRRLGELRAQGLQPSQETVVEELQARDRQDSTRELSPLRRAPDAMVIDTSRMTIEAQVEAIAAHVENAQRSGKAQNNYKDEAQHD
- a CDS encoding 30S ribosomal protein S1, which encodes MTEPEEIPKPANDVQEDSESAPSSAEVDVADEADAVVKEQEETDYLSAALLDAITTVTPEQLASMEQSEEVRRDPALEKIVQSSVGEIREDKVVQGRVIGANDREVLVDIGFKSEGIVPREEFGPDEIPQIGDEITVYLVRMEDVNGQTVLSKEKAVFMQQWTEVREKTKSGETITGRIMRRIKGGMVVDLGGVPAFLPGSQIDIRPVQDFDEYIGQEFEFKIVKLNEARKNIVLSRKELLEADLQERRASLIAELHVGKVLEGRVKNITDFGVFVDLGGLDGLLHITDLSWGRVNHPSDVVELDEAITVKVIDFDTERQRVSLGLKQLQPHPWDSVELKYPVESTVEGKVVSMTNYGVFVEIEKGVEGLVHVSEMSWTKHIRHPSEMFTLGQIIEARILNVDITDRKISLGVKQLQPDPWDQIEEKYQVGSILQGTVRNLTQFGAFVELEEGVDGLIHITDLSWTVNVRHPREILNKNDIIQVRVLDVSRENRRIALGLKQVTDDPWEGIQAHFTSGKQVSGEVIRVLEKGIIVKLEMGMEGIISLKELSQEDHQYATQKIQPGDTVKGTVQELSADDKKVILITDDLASQVAPGEATPPVEAAADEPAPEARPITVATEAAESGVDGAAQAEDVQLEEVAPKKKAAPKKKQAASSNVEATSDRDDLDDEEVSVVEGGAKPKTSAKAAKKKVAAVPKATAKATKAVAKTKGTTKAATSKPKKSKAATKSDQPSSAKTKQDKPAKKAAGGD